ATATAGCCGCCGAAAGTTTATGGATTTCTTGTAGTGCAAGGCCCAAATCTGTGCACCCCCCACCAGCCCATCTGACGAGATTGAAGCCCAATTTGATGAGCCCACGCAAGCACAAAACGCCCAGCTGCTTCCAGGGAATGATCCGCACTAGTACACACGCCAAAATCAGTTCCTTGGCCGCCCGATGCTTCGTCCTCATCTTTTTTCTTGCTTGCAAGTAGCGACGTTTCATCTTCTCATTTACCACTACTAGCCAGCTCACATGAGTCCCATGGATGCACGCTTGCCCTCTCTGATTCTTTGCTGAGTGCTGACTCCTAGGCGCCCTAGCAGTGGAGTAGCCGAGCACGCATTGGCCAAGATTGCTTTGCTTCCTGACTGGCCGGCGGCCACAGCAGCATAATCTCGAATCAAGGTAAGAAACCTGTCAAGTTGAGCCTCCAAATTGAATAACCTAGTCATTTTGGTTTTTCTAGGTGCATAGCTTTGGATACGTATCTAGGTATATATcatgtctaggtgcatagcaaaatcgatgtatctagaaaagccaaaatgactaataatttgggatgaaTGGAGTATTTATTTAGATGGCAGTCCTGCATTGTGTAGAACTAGAGTTTTCTGATTAGTTGATTAAATGAATATAATGGTAGCAAGCAACTGAAATTCATTAATTCGTACAAATGATAGCCAAATCATGAAAAGGTTTTTTAAACAGAAATCACTAGAAATTGATGGTGCTAATAGCTCAAGAAATATATGTCCAGCTGATATCAATTGGGATGAAAAAATCAAATTGCATCTAGGAATGAGGAGGGAAATTGATAGTTATCATCCTAATCATAGAGAGAATGTGAGAAGAAAATACTTTTGAGAATGGAAGGAAAAGGGCATAAATAATGCATTGAATTGTACCTATTTTATTGATTGAATAATCCTACAGCTTATTAGATATAGGTATAAAAATTGATTCGCTTGCTCTCTTTTCTTTAGCCGAGTGGGATTTTGATGTTGGACAAGTGGATCACATATGTTCGGATTTCGTTATGCCAGTCATCTTTTGTTCATGATTTTTGCATTCTCTCATTAAGTACACTAAAGTAACCAATAATGTTGTCTTCATTTTGGTTAACAATATTATCGGTACTTTGAATCTGTTGATCTTTTAAAACTTTCATCATTATTCTTGGCTTATCGCATATATGGATACTTTGTATTTGTTTAAAACTTGGTAACTCTAAAATTAGTAATGAAATAGTGCTCAAACATCTTGAATATCCTTGTACTTGAGATGAAGTGGTGCACCCCCCTCCGATCtgctctagcttcgcccctgccgcgccccgcggccaggcgcggcgagcggcaggCCTCGGCGAGCAGCAGGCGGCCCGCGGCCCGCACCCCGCGGccaggcgcggcgcgcggcacgGCAGGTCGGCAGcggtgctgcagcctgcagcaggGCCTACAGCTGCACCGAGGCACCGAGCAGTGCGCTAGCATATATCAGGAGAGCTGGAGTTTGGAGAGGCGGAGGCAAGAAATTAGGCACTGCTGAAACTAGGTGAACAACTTCAGTTAAATCCTTGTTTAGTTTTTTGTCTCATTGTCCGTGAATCTGTGATTCAATTTCTATTTTCAATGATTCAATATTTGATTGGTATGACAGATTTCAGAATGTCAAAAAGAACTATACAATCATACTTTTCAAGTTCAAGTGCTTCAACTCCACACACTAATGAGAGCACATCTGAACCAAAGAAATCTAGAGTGGAGTTTAGTCATTCAGATTTAATTGGGGATCCTGGAAAGCGCAAACCAATTGATGATTATCAGCCTGAAATTAGAGATCAAGTAAAGAGGGCATATGCTTTGAATGGACCAACTCAACCTCGTGATATCATATTTCCTCGTAAATGGATAAGTGGTGAATTTAGATCTTTTCAGAAGACTTGGTTTGATGAATTTGATTAGCTAGAGTATAGTGAGTACAAAGGTGCAGCTTATTGCTTGTATTGCTATCTCTTCTTTAATTCGTCAAAGCCTGAAAAATTTGGTAGTTCGGTCTTTGCACATCAAGGTTATGTGAATTGGAAGAAAGCTAAGAATACTTTTAATAAGCACAATGTTTGCAAGACTCATGTAGAAGCTAGGCAAAAGTGTGAAGACTTTATGAACCAAAGGACAAATGTGGGTAGAAAATTAGTTCAAGTGGGTAAGGAGGAAGAAAAACGCTATGAGATTCGTTTGACAACTTCTTTAGATGTTGCAAGATTTCTCATAATGCAAGGGGATGCTTTCCGTGGACATGATGAGTCTTCTACTTCGCTTAACAAGGGTACATTTAGAGAAATGGTTGATTGGTACAAAGATAAGGTTGAGATAGTGAAGGCGGCATATGAAAAAGGTTACAAAAATTGCCAAATGTTATCTCCTTATGTGCAGAAAGATCTTACAAAAGCTTGTGCAGAGGAAGTCATGAGTGTCATTATGGATGAGATTCGTGGTAGAAAATTCTCAGTGCTTATTGATGAGTCTCGAGATGTATCAATAAAGGAGCAAATGTCAGTGATTCTAAGGTTAGTAGTTGCATTTTCTTGCTTACGTTATTACCTCTATTTCTATAGTTTTACTAACACACGATGAAATATGGCATGCAGGTTTGTGAATGATGAAGGGAAAGTGATGGAGAGATTTCTTGGACTTCAGCATGTTGAGAGTTGTACAGCTATTGCATTGAAAGAAACTTTGGTCCGTATGCTTTCAAGTCGTAAGTTATCAATCTCTATGCTTCGTGGGCAAGGGTATGATGGAGCTTCTAATATGAGAGGTGAATTTAATGGTGTGCAGAAATTGATTCGTGATGAGAATCCTTATGCTTTCTATGTGCATTGTTTTGCCCATCAATTGCAACTAGTGGTTGTTTCTGTCTCAACTTCTAGTGCAGATATTGCAGATTTCTTTAACTATGTTCCTTTAATAGTCAACACTGTGGGTGCATCTTGTATGAGAAAGGATGTTTTGCTTGCAAAGCATCATGATGTGTTGCTAGAAAAGATTGAGAATGGTGAGATTATGACCGGAAGAGGTTTAAACCAGGAAAGTGGTCTAGCTAGACCTGGAGACACTAGATGGGGTTCACATCTTAAAACCTTGCTTCGCATTTTGGTGATGTGGGAGGCTATCATAGATGTCCTTGAGATAGTCAAGAAAGATTCTGTTAAACCAGCATGTACTGGAGGAGCTTTAGGTTTAATTGGAAAAATGGAGAGCTTTGATTTTGTGTTCATCATGCATTTGATGATAGAATTGTTGGGCATGATAGATATTTTGTCAC
The genomic region above belongs to Panicum virgatum strain AP13 chromosome 8N, P.virgatum_v5, whole genome shotgun sequence and contains:
- the LOC120686571 gene encoding zinc finger MYM-type protein 1-like, whose amino-acid sequence is MNQRTNVGRKLVQVGKEEEKRYEIRLTTSLDVARFLIMQGDAFRGHDESSTSLNKGTFREMVDWYKDKVEIVKAAYEKGYKNCQMLSPYVQKDLTKACAEEVMSVIMDEIRGRKFSVLIDESRDVSIKEQMSVILRFVNDEGKVMERFLGLQHVESCTAIALKETLVRMLSSRKLSISMLRGQGYDGASNMRGEFNGVQKLIRDENPYAFYVHCFAHQLQLVVVSVSTSSADIADFFNYVPLIVNTVGASCMRKDVLLAKHHDVLLEKIENGEIMTGRGLNQESGLARPGDTRWGSHLKTLLRILVMWEAIIDVLEIVKKDSVKPACTGGALGLIGKMESFDFVFIMHLMIELLGMIDILSRALQRKDQDIVEAMHLITDVKDSLQDIRENGWESLLKKVKTFCEKNEIEVPDMDEEINIRGTSRRRKQKVTNMHYYHVEIFLVAIDAILTELNHRFSEISSELLVCMACFNPKNSFSNFNVDKLMRLVEIYAEDFDIGELALLPNQLKSFVNRATRTQEFLGCSELEKVADVRWAGGDVDGALGLAGGGARV